CTATACACTAAATGACGCACTTAAATTTAACAACGTGACTTTATTACGAGAATTAAACGTACCGCTACAACAAATTAAAGAGTGGTTGACCTACACGAACTTAGATCAAGCAACCTCTTTTAACGACGATTACATTGACACGTTAAAAGAAGAGCGTCGCATCATTGATCAAAAAATCCATTTCCTACAAGAGTTTAACGACCGGATGGAGTCATTTAAAATCAATCCAAACGCAATTGAATACGTAGAAAATGATTTTATTTATATTTGTCGTGCCTTGAGCTTTACTGCTGACGACAAAGGCTTTAACATTGATGATCCGATTCAAGCAGAAGGTGTCGATGACCCATTTTGGACGAAAACATCGATTTTAGGATTTATGAATACAATCGAGCATCGTCACTCGCCGAACAAAGGACGTGTTTGTTGCTCTAATATTATCCCGAGTGAGTGTGATGACATTGAAAAGGTTCACTTTGTCCAAGCCCTCCGGTTTAATTACATCGGCAACCCGTTTAATGATCCTATGTATTTAAGTAAAATCATAACCCAAGCCGAAAAATACGCAGATACTAATAACACGAAACCGATCAACGAATATTATGAAATGTACTATATGCACCAATTCGTTAATGATTCACCTTTATACTATGTACATATATATTTCCCTATAGACTAGGATGTCACACTTTAACGTCTGTTCTTTCCTTGTTCTATCGCTTTACGCGAAACCTTTAGGGTCAGAATTGTACTGTGTAACGCGCTAGCAAGAATGCTCATTTATTTTCCATACGCTGTTTTGCCAAAAACAATGTGTACGGAATTGCTCGGCTTTCAACTAGCGCTTCGAATGGCCTCGTTCCCGGAAAAGCATTGATTTCAATCATATAAATATCACCATGCTCATTTATTCCGAAATCAATCCCTAATGCGTCGACGGTCGGCTCCACCATGCTTTGTGTTTGCTTTGCAGTTTCTATGGCCAATTTGTTCAAGTTCAATTTAATCATTTTCGCATTTTCACCATACATCTGGTCTAAAAACTGTGTAATATACGTTATGGAAGACCCTACACTGACATTAACAATTTTATTTTTTGAAGGACTAACCGCCGCATAGTGAAAAAATAACCGCCATTGTCCAGCTCCATCTCGCCCAACGTAGCTTCTAATGATAAAAGGATTCCCTTCCCTCGTTACTGAATTGACTCCAGGCTGAAGGTGATGATATTCAATATCTTTAATATTCATGACATACTGTCCTAATTCTTTATGGGGTATTTTGCTCTGTAGCCCACTTGCATTAGACACATGAATTTCATCCTGAAATTTTTCAAATATGAAAATTCCCAACCCTTTATGACCACGATTTGGCTTTAAAAAAACAGTTCGATGCTCCTGTAGAAGCATATCTAACTGCTCTACATCTTTAAAAGAGATCGTATCAATCACATACTTAGATAAAAAAGCATTTTGCTTCATTTGTTCTTGAAATTCGAGTTTACTTTTTCCTAAACGATGAGTTGTAAAAGGTAGACCTTCTTGTTGCAACTGCCTATATATAGGCTCATCTTGTCTAAGCGGAATATCGTTATAAATGACATCCGGAAAATACGTAACCTCTTCAACCCACTCACCAAACTTATACATCTGACCAAAAATAAGCTTTTTTTCAAAATCAATTTGAGCCGGATTAAAAAAAATAGCTTCAGCTTGATGCTCCTTAGCAAACATGGCGGCAACTGTATCTTTCATCATCGGATTTTTGTATTTCCTCAACATTCCAATTAATGGCATGAACCTCACCAGCTCTCTACAAAGTGATTAGAACGTCTTAATGATAAGTGGTAAGGTTGCAGCCAGCAATAACATTCAACCAAATGAAATTCTTAAATTTTATTAAAGGAATTTACTACCATATTAATTTTTTTAGACTAAACAATAGCATCATTCAAGAGAAATATGCCCGAATCAAATTATGCAGACGGGCTCTTAACCTTAAAATATGGGGCTGTCGGCCAAAATGTACGCGATTCGTCAAGAGGATAACGTGTAACTTAACGGCCGGATCAAACCAGATGCTTGTTCCTGTGAATCCAGTATGTCCGTAAGAGGATGCGGAAAATAAATCGCCACATGATGATAAAGATTCGCTCTTTAACATCCAGCCTAGCCCCCGCTGTTCAGGTGCAAACATCGTAAAACTTTGCCTTGCCAGTGACAATGCTGCTTC
The window above is part of the Litoribacterium kuwaitense genome. Proteins encoded here:
- a CDS encoding MerR family transcriptional regulator; the encoded protein is MSNKYFRTGDIAKFNNVSADTVRYYDKENLVTPTEIRDNKYRYYTLNDALKFNNVTLLRELNVPLQQIKEWLTYTNLDQATSFNDDYIDTLKEERRIIDQKIHFLQEFNDRMESFKINPNAIEYVENDFIYICRALSFTADDKGFNIDDPIQAEGVDDPFWTKTSILGFMNTIEHRHSPNKGRVCCSNIIPSECDDIEKVHFVQALRFNYIGNPFNDPMYLSKIITQAEKYADTNNTKPINEYYEMYYMHQFVNDSPLYYVHIYFPID
- a CDS encoding YheC/YheD family protein; amino-acid sequence: MPLIGMLRKYKNPMMKDTVAAMFAKEHQAEAIFFNPAQIDFEKKLIFGQMYKFGEWVEEVTYFPDVIYNDIPLRQDEPIYRQLQQEGLPFTTHRLGKSKLEFQEQMKQNAFLSKYVIDTISFKDVEQLDMLLQEHRTVFLKPNRGHKGLGIFIFEKFQDEIHVSNASGLQSKIPHKELGQYVMNIKDIEYHHLQPGVNSVTREGNPFIIRSYVGRDGAGQWRLFFHYAAVSPSKNKIVNVSVGSSITYITQFLDQMYGENAKMIKLNLNKLAIETAKQTQSMVEPTVDALGIDFGINEHGDIYMIEINAFPGTRPFEALVESRAIPYTLFLAKQRMENK